Proteins encoded together in one Triticum dicoccoides isolate Atlit2015 ecotype Zavitan chromosome 7B, WEW_v2.0, whole genome shotgun sequence window:
- the LOC119342012 gene encoding uncharacterized protein LOC119342012, whose protein sequence is MRTKLLLVSFQVMWMAYCETKLSAFVFSSSTGQWRAAASKAWSDLALCSSESGMMSQVHPLFLRHHYAYGCFYWDWTLFWRKTLLMLDTRRMGFSIVVPPPGEWRKEGFAVVEAGEGRLGMFGFHGQPASDLTYTFAQNKGENPSQWHMEKIISLDSGYRYYGRYLLLTRTADISQENPLFEYFSIDVKTLHLQRVYSHYNRLKFAGTHIYTYFPPSFFSSDANLK, encoded by the exons ATGAGGACGAAGCTGCTGCTGGTATCATTCCAAGTGATGTGGATGGCATACTGCGAAACTAAGCTGTCCGCCTTCGTGTTCTCGTCGAGCACCGGACAATGGAGAGCTGCTGCATCCAAGGCTTGGAGTGATTTGGCCCTTTGCAGCAGCGAGTCCGGCATGATGTCACAGGTCCACCCTCTTTTTCTCAGGCACCATTATGCTTATGGGTGCTTCTACTGGGACTGGACGCTGTTCTGGAGGAAAACATTGCTCATGCTTGACACAAGAAGGATGGGGTTCTCCATTGTTGTCCCCCCACCTGGAGAATGGAGAAAGGAAGGTTTTGCCGTTGTGGAGGCAGGGGAAGGCAGGCTTGGGATGTTTGGTTTCCATGGTCAACCTGCATCTGACCTTACCTATACCTTTGCACAGAACAAAGGCGAGAATCCCAGCCAGTGGCAtatggagaagataatctcactagATTCTGGTTACCGGTATTATGGAAGGTATTTGCTATTGACAAGGACAGCAGACATATCTCAAGAGAACCCACTCTTTGAATATTTTTCGATTGACGTCAAGACGTTGCATCTTCAGAGGGTTTATTCACATTATAACAGGCTTAAGTTTGCGGGGACACACATATATACCTACTTCCCGCCATCATTTTTCTCTTCAGACGCAAATCTGAAGTG A